A region from the Azospirillum thermophilum genome encodes:
- a CDS encoding MarR family transcriptional regulator gives MARNLKALGLWRTALVASVRRDGPDLSARQMAIMLQVYLTDPPHTVRGLAALLNISKPAVTRALDRLSMLGFVKRKRDSEDKRNVLVQRTVKGSVFLSDFAELVIAAGAVAPEDMAVVRAEEELAAAAKARLQTELQVARPEDLPVPAAEPAL, from the coding sequence ATGGCGCGGAACCTCAAGGCGCTGGGGCTGTGGCGCACCGCTCTCGTGGCCAGCGTCCGGCGCGATGGGCCGGATCTGTCGGCCCGGCAGATGGCGATCATGCTGCAGGTCTATCTGACCGATCCGCCGCACACCGTGCGCGGGCTGGCGGCTTTGCTGAACATTTCCAAGCCCGCGGTCACCCGCGCACTCGACCGGCTGTCGATGCTGGGCTTCGTGAAGCGCAAGCGCGACAGCGAGGACAAGCGCAACGTGCTGGTCCAGCGCACCGTCAAGGGCAGCGTCTTCCTCTCCGACTTCGCGGAATTGGTCATCGCCGCCGGTGCCGTGGCTCCCGAGGACATGGCGGTCGTCCGGGCGGAAGAGGAACTGGCCGCCGCCGCCAAGGCGCGGTTGCAGACGGAACTGCAGGTCGCCCGGCCCGAGGACCTGCCGGTGCCGGCGGCGGAACCGGCGCTGTGA
- a CDS encoding 2-hydroxyacid dehydrogenase, producing the protein MALLFCSTSDNASQWVEELARRLPDLEVRVWPEMGDPADIRMALVWKPPAGLLAGLPNLGLILSLGAGVESLLEDPTLPELPLVRMVSDGLTADMAGYVTLQVLRWHRQLDAYRDQQAAGQWRPLGHRPAPEVGVGILGLGELGQACARTLRSMDYRVMGWSRTPKSVEGVDGFSGADGLTAMLGRSDLLVCLLPLTLETRGILNRRLFAALPKGAVVINAGRGGHLVEEDLAAAVESGHLGGASLDVFVEEPLPAGHPFWRNPRIHVTPHVAAVTHPSRCADHVAAAIRALRTGQPLPSLVDRSRGY; encoded by the coding sequence ATGGCGCTTCTCTTCTGCTCCACCTCCGACAACGCCTCCCAGTGGGTGGAGGAACTCGCCCGCCGGCTGCCGGACCTGGAGGTGCGGGTCTGGCCCGAGATGGGCGATCCCGCCGACATCCGCATGGCGCTGGTGTGGAAGCCGCCGGCCGGGCTGCTCGCCGGCCTGCCGAACCTCGGGCTGATCCTGTCGCTGGGTGCGGGCGTCGAATCGCTGCTGGAGGACCCGACCCTGCCGGAGCTGCCGCTGGTCCGCATGGTGTCGGACGGGCTGACCGCCGACATGGCCGGCTATGTCACGCTTCAGGTGCTGCGCTGGCACCGCCAGCTCGACGCCTACCGCGACCAGCAGGCTGCGGGGCAATGGCGGCCGCTCGGCCACCGCCCGGCGCCGGAGGTCGGAGTCGGCATCCTCGGGCTCGGCGAGCTCGGGCAGGCCTGCGCCCGGACGCTGCGCAGCATGGACTATCGCGTGATGGGCTGGAGCCGCACCCCCAAGAGCGTCGAGGGGGTCGACGGCTTCTCCGGCGCGGACGGGCTGACGGCGATGCTGGGACGGAGCGACCTGCTGGTCTGCCTGCTGCCGCTGACCCTGGAGACCCGCGGCATCCTGAACCGCCGGCTGTTCGCCGCCCTGCCCAAGGGAGCGGTGGTGATCAACGCCGGACGCGGCGGCCATCTGGTGGAGGAGGATCTGGCGGCGGCGGTGGAGAGCGGCCATCTCGGCGGCGCCAGCCTGGACGTCTTCGTCGAGGAGCCGCTGCCGGCCGGCCATCCCTTCTGGCGCAACCCGCGGATCCACGTCACGCCGCACGTCGCGGCGGTCACCCACCCGTCGCGCTGCGCCGACCATGTGGCGGCGGCCATCCGCGCCTTGCGCACGGGACAGCCGCTGCCGAGCCTGGTGGACCGCTCGCGCGGCTATTGA
- a CDS encoding pseudouridine synthase: protein MPRLILLNKPYGVLPQFTDDQGRPTLADHVPVKGVYAAGRLDRDSEGLLALSDDGALIARIASPRHKLPKTYWVQVEGIPTDEALAALCRGVVLKDGPTLPAEARRMEEPPGLWPRDPPVRFRAAIPTSWIALTLREGRNRQVRRMTAAVGFPTLRLIRWSIGDWTLDGLAPGQWREVTPPDRKRR from the coding sequence TTGCCGCGCCTGATCCTGCTCAACAAGCCCTACGGCGTGCTGCCGCAATTCACCGACGACCAGGGCCGCCCAACGCTGGCCGACCATGTGCCGGTGAAGGGCGTCTATGCCGCCGGCCGCCTCGACCGTGACAGCGAGGGGCTGCTGGCGCTGAGCGACGACGGCGCGCTGATCGCCCGCATCGCCTCGCCGAGGCACAAGCTGCCGAAGACCTACTGGGTCCAGGTGGAGGGCATCCCGACGGACGAGGCGCTGGCGGCCCTGTGCCGCGGCGTCGTGCTGAAGGACGGCCCGACCCTGCCGGCCGAGGCCCGGCGGATGGAGGAGCCGCCCGGCCTCTGGCCGCGCGACCCGCCGGTGCGCTTCCGCGCCGCCATTCCCACGAGCTGGATCGCGCTGACCCTGCGCGAGGGGCGCAACCGCCAGGTCCGCCGCATGACCGCCGCGGTCGGCTTTCCCACGCTGCGCCTGATCCGCTGGTCGATCGGCGACTGGACGCTCGACGGGCTGGCGCCGGGGCAGTGGCGGGAGGTGACGCCGCCCGATCGGAAAAGGCGTTAA
- a CDS encoding ABC transporter ATP-binding protein yields MTEKSGATMTAATPAPPHTDLLQVRGLRVDFRSPAGTMQAVKGVSFDIAKGETLALVGESGSGKSVTALSILQLLPYPMAHHPAGSIRFRETELLGADEGTLRDVRGNRIAMIFQEPMTSLNPLHTIERQINETLFLHKRLSRGAARERTLELLRLVGLPNPEARLGAYPHELSGGQRQRVMIAMALANEPDLLIADEPTTALDVTIQAQILALLKDLQSRFGMALLLITHDLGVVRKMADRVCVMNQGEIVEQAGVADLFIRPQHPYTRKLLAAEPRGNPLTPPESTPEVMAADTLKVYFPIKKGLLRRTVDHVRAVDGVSVTVRQGHTVGVVGESGSGKTTLGLALLRLHASDGAIRFDGTDIQGWQSKRLRPLRRQMQIVFQDPYGSLSPRLSVGQIIGEGLKIHGIGSAAERDGLVARALEEVGLEPSSRHRYPHEFSGGQRQRIAIARALVLKPRFVVLDEPTSALDMSVQAQIVDLLRDIQARHNLAYLFISHDLRVVRALSSHVIVMKDGKVVEQGPTRRIFEEPQQDYTRALLAAALNLEAVGSGAVRT; encoded by the coding sequence ATGACCGAGAAGAGCGGAGCGACCATGACCGCCGCAACCCCTGCCCCGCCCCATACCGACCTGCTGCAGGTGCGCGGCCTGCGCGTCGATTTCCGGTCGCCGGCCGGGACGATGCAGGCGGTCAAGGGCGTGTCCTTCGACATCGCCAAGGGCGAGACGCTGGCGCTGGTCGGCGAGTCCGGGTCGGGCAAGTCGGTGACGGCGCTGTCGATCCTGCAGCTCCTGCCCTATCCCATGGCGCACCACCCCGCCGGCTCCATCCGCTTCCGCGAGACCGAGCTGCTGGGGGCGGACGAAGGTACGCTGCGCGACGTGCGCGGCAACCGCATCGCCATGATCTTCCAGGAGCCGATGACCTCGCTGAACCCGCTCCACACCATCGAGCGGCAGATCAACGAGACGCTGTTCCTGCACAAGCGGCTGTCGCGCGGCGCCGCCCGCGAGCGGACGCTGGAGCTGCTGCGGCTGGTCGGCCTGCCCAACCCGGAGGCGCGGCTCGGCGCCTACCCGCACGAGCTGTCGGGCGGCCAGCGCCAGCGCGTGATGATCGCCATGGCGCTCGCCAACGAGCCGGACCTGCTGATCGCCGACGAGCCGACCACCGCGCTGGACGTGACCATCCAGGCGCAGATCCTGGCGCTGCTGAAGGATCTGCAGAGCCGCTTCGGCATGGCGCTGCTGCTGATCACCCACGACCTGGGGGTGGTCCGCAAGATGGCCGACCGCGTCTGCGTGATGAACCAGGGCGAGATCGTCGAGCAGGCCGGCGTCGCCGACCTCTTCATCCGCCCGCAGCACCCCTACACCCGCAAGCTGCTGGCGGCCGAGCCGCGCGGCAACCCGCTGACCCCGCCGGAGTCGACGCCGGAGGTGATGGCGGCCGACACGCTGAAGGTCTATTTCCCGATCAAGAAGGGGCTGCTGCGCCGGACGGTCGACCATGTACGGGCGGTCGACGGCGTGTCGGTCACCGTACGGCAGGGCCATACGGTCGGGGTGGTCGGCGAGTCCGGCTCCGGCAAGACGACGCTGGGGCTGGCCCTGCTGCGGCTGCATGCCAGCGACGGGGCGATCCGCTTCGACGGCACCGACATCCAGGGCTGGCAGTCCAAGCGGCTGCGGCCGCTGCGCCGGCAGATGCAGATCGTCTTCCAGGACCCCTACGGCAGCCTGTCCCCCCGCCTGTCGGTCGGCCAGATCATCGGCGAGGGGCTGAAGATCCACGGCATCGGCAGCGCGGCGGAGCGCGACGGGCTGGTCGCCCGCGCTCTGGAGGAGGTCGGGCTGGAGCCGTCGAGCCGCCACCGCTACCCGCATGAATTCTCCGGCGGCCAGCGCCAGCGCATCGCCATCGCCCGCGCCCTGGTTCTGAAGCCCCGGTTCGTCGTGCTGGACGAGCCGACCTCGGCGCTCGACATGTCGGTGCAGGCGCAGATCGTCGACCTGCTGCGCGACATCCAGGCGCGCCACAACCTCGCCTACCTGTTCATCAGCCACGACCTGCGGGTGGTGCGGGCGCTGTCGAGCCACGTCATCGTGATGAAGGACGGCAAGGTGGTGGAGCAGGGCCCGACGCGCCGCATCTTCGAGGAGCCGCAGCAGGACTATACCCGCGCCCTGCTCGCCGCCGCCCTCAACCTGGAAGCGGTCGGCAGCGGCGCGGTGCGGACGTGA
- a CDS encoding ABC transporter permease: MALSPITRRRLASFRANRRGFWSFWIFLLIFGVTLFAEFIANDRPLVIRYDDRYYWPVFQSYPETTFGGEFETEADYRDPYVRQLIDAKGWAVWPPIPYSYRTINYNLPVPAPAPPSADNWLGTDDQGRDVLARLIYGFRISVLFGLTLTLFSSAVGVMAGAVQGYFGGLTDLLFQRFIEIWQGLPTLFLLIILASVVTPNFWWLLGLLLLFSWTALVHVVRAEFLRARNFDYVRAARALGANDATIMVRHVLPNAMVATLTFMPFILNGSITTLTALDFLGFGLPPGSPSLGELLAQGKSNLQAPWLGITAFLVLAVMLSLLIFIGEAVRDAFDPRKTIGAMGSAMPGEPAAAAARKAAAE, translated from the coding sequence ATGGCCCTGTCCCCCATCACGCGGCGGCGTCTGGCGAGTTTCCGGGCGAACCGGCGGGGCTTCTGGTCCTTCTGGATCTTCCTGCTGATCTTCGGCGTCACCCTGTTCGCCGAGTTCATCGCCAACGACCGTCCGCTGGTGATCCGCTATGACGACCGCTATTACTGGCCGGTCTTCCAGAGCTATCCGGAAACGACCTTCGGCGGCGAGTTCGAGACCGAGGCCGACTACCGCGATCCCTATGTGCGGCAACTGATCGACGCGAAGGGCTGGGCGGTCTGGCCGCCGATCCCCTACAGCTACCGCACCATCAACTACAACCTGCCGGTTCCCGCCCCCGCCCCGCCGTCGGCCGACAACTGGCTCGGCACCGACGACCAGGGGCGCGACGTGCTGGCGCGGCTGATCTACGGCTTCCGCATCTCGGTCCTGTTCGGCCTGACGCTGACGCTGTTCTCCTCGGCCGTCGGGGTCATGGCCGGGGCGGTACAGGGCTATTTCGGCGGGCTGACCGACCTGCTGTTCCAGCGCTTCATCGAGATCTGGCAGGGCCTGCCCACCCTGTTCCTGCTGATCATCCTGGCGAGCGTGGTGACGCCGAACTTCTGGTGGCTGCTGGGGCTGCTGCTGCTGTTCTCCTGGACCGCGCTGGTCCATGTGGTGCGGGCGGAGTTCCTGCGGGCACGCAACTTCGACTATGTGCGGGCGGCCCGCGCGCTGGGCGCGAACGACGCGACCATCATGGTGCGCCATGTGCTGCCCAACGCGATGGTGGCGACGCTGACCTTCATGCCCTTCATCCTCAACGGCTCGATCACCACGCTGACGGCGCTGGACTTCCTGGGCTTCGGCCTGCCGCCCGGCTCCCCCTCGCTGGGAGAGCTGCTGGCCCAGGGCAAGTCGAACCTGCAGGCGCCGTGGCTGGGCATCACCGCCTTCCTGGTGCTGGCGGTCATGCTGAGCCTGCTGATCTTCATCGGCGAGGCGGTGCGCGACGCCTTCGACCCCCGCAAGACCATCGGCGCCATGGGGAGCGCCATGCCGGGCGAGCCGGCCGCCGCCGCCGCGCGCAAGGCGGCCGCCGAATGA
- a CDS encoding microcin C ABC transporter permease YejB — protein MLAYIIRRLLLIIPTLFGIMVINFLIVQIAPGGPIEQMIARVQGTAVEATARIGGTAGGDAGAAQQQAQSQGGETSRYRGAQGLDPAFIRQLEREFGFDKPLHERFLHMMGNYIVFDFGTSYFRDRRVVDLVLEKMPVSISLGLWTTLIVYLVSIPLGIAKAVRDGQPFDVWTSGIVIVGYAIPSFLFAVLLIVLFAGGRYLDWFPLRGLVSDNWGQLPWWKQALDYLWHMALPVISMVIGGFAGLTMLTKNSFLEEINKQYVITARAKGLGERRVLYGHVFRNAMLIVVAGFPGAFIGILFTGALLIEVIFSLDGLGLLGFEAAINRDYPVMFGTLYFFTLLGLIMNLVGDVTYVLVDPRIDFEARRV, from the coding sequence ATGCTGGCCTACATCATCCGCCGCCTGCTGCTGATCATCCCGACGCTGTTCGGGATCATGGTCATCAATTTCCTGATCGTGCAGATCGCCCCCGGCGGTCCGATCGAGCAGATGATCGCCCGGGTCCAGGGCACCGCGGTCGAGGCGACCGCCCGCATCGGCGGCACCGCCGGCGGCGACGCCGGCGCTGCCCAGCAGCAGGCGCAGAGCCAGGGGGGCGAGACCAGCCGCTATCGCGGTGCCCAGGGCCTCGACCCCGCCTTCATCAGGCAGCTCGAGCGCGAGTTCGGCTTCGACAAGCCGCTGCACGAGCGCTTCCTGCACATGATGGGCAACTACATCGTCTTCGATTTCGGGACGAGCTACTTCCGCGACCGCCGGGTGGTGGATCTCGTGCTGGAGAAGATGCCGGTCTCGATCTCGCTCGGCCTGTGGACGACGCTGATCGTCTATCTGGTGTCGATCCCGCTGGGCATCGCCAAGGCGGTGCGCGACGGCCAGCCCTTCGACGTCTGGACCTCCGGGATCGTCATCGTCGGCTACGCCATCCCCAGCTTCCTGTTCGCGGTGCTGCTGATCGTGCTGTTCGCCGGCGGGCGCTATCTCGACTGGTTCCCGCTGCGCGGCCTCGTCTCCGACAACTGGGGGCAGCTTCCCTGGTGGAAGCAGGCGCTGGACTATCTGTGGCACATGGCGCTGCCGGTGATCTCCATGGTGATCGGCGGCTTCGCCGGGCTGACGATGCTGACCAAGAACTCCTTCCTGGAGGAGATCAACAAGCAGTACGTCATCACGGCCCGCGCCAAGGGCCTGGGCGAGCGGCGCGTGCTCTACGGCCACGTCTTCCGCAACGCCATGCTGATCGTGGTGGCCGGCTTCCCCGGCGCCTTCATCGGCATCCTGTTCACCGGCGCCCTGCTGATCGAGGTGATCTTCTCGCTGGACGGGCTGGGGCTGCTGGGCTTCGAGGCGGCGATCAACCGCGACTATCCGGTGATGTTCGGCACGCTCTACTTCTTCACGCTGCTGGGCCTGATCATGAACCTGGTGGGCGACGTCACCTATGTGCTGGTCGACCCGCGCATCGATTTCGAAGCGCGGAGGGTCTGA
- a CDS encoding extracellular solute-binding protein, which translates to MALQAGSAAAETTSHALSLNGTPKYGPDFTHLDYANPDAPKGGEVRMMAFGSFDNLNPFILRGQAAAGSGLVFQTLTSATGDEPVTEYGLVAESITVADDRSWVAFTLRPQARFNDGKPITPEDVIWSFETLREKGHPIYRTYYADVTKAEKTGDRTVRFSFRSTDNAELPVIMGQLPVLPRHVFEARDFGSTTLQPLVGSGPYKVVNVQPGRSITYERVKDWWAKDLPINRGRYNFDRLRFDYYRDLEVAFEAFKAGAYDFRLENSSKNWVTGYDVPAVREGHIVKEELPHQDPQGMQAFVFNIRRPIFQDRKVREAINYLFDYEWTRTNLSYGLYKRTKSYFANTELASTGLPGPAELKILEPYRGRIPEEVFTKPYEPPSTDGSGNIRQNLRTALGLFKEAGWELKNNKLVDARTSQPMRFEILLVQADMERIVQPFVRNLERAGIEASIRVVDSAQYQNRTDQFDYDMIISRFPQSLSPGNEQRDFWNSKRADLPGSQNAIGIKDPVVDELVEKLIQAHDRETLIATTRALDRVLLWNWYVIPHWHDSVYRVAYWNRFGHPAVAPKYGLGFPESWWIDPAKDARLASTPRRTAP; encoded by the coding sequence ATGGCCCTGCAGGCCGGGTCGGCCGCGGCGGAGACGACCTCGCACGCGCTGTCGCTGAACGGAACGCCGAAATACGGCCCCGACTTCACGCATCTGGACTACGCCAACCCCGACGCGCCGAAGGGCGGCGAGGTGCGGATGATGGCGTTCGGCTCCTTCGACAACCTGAACCCCTTCATCCTGCGCGGCCAGGCGGCAGCAGGCTCCGGCCTCGTCTTCCAGACGCTGACGAGCGCCACCGGCGACGAGCCGGTCACCGAGTACGGCCTGGTGGCCGAGAGCATCACCGTCGCCGACGACCGGAGCTGGGTCGCCTTCACGCTGCGCCCGCAGGCGCGCTTCAACGACGGCAAGCCGATCACCCCCGAAGACGTGATCTGGAGCTTCGAGACGCTGCGCGAGAAGGGCCACCCGATCTACCGGACCTATTACGCTGACGTAACGAAGGCGGAGAAGACGGGCGACCGCACCGTCCGCTTCAGCTTCCGCAGCACCGACAACGCCGAGCTGCCGGTGATCATGGGCCAGCTTCCGGTACTGCCCAGGCATGTGTTCGAGGCGCGCGACTTCGGCTCGACCACGCTGCAGCCGCTGGTCGGCAGCGGCCCCTACAAGGTGGTGAACGTACAGCCCGGCCGCTCCATCACCTATGAGCGGGTCAAGGACTGGTGGGCCAAGGATCTGCCGATCAACCGCGGCCGCTACAACTTCGACCGGCTGCGCTTCGACTATTACCGTGACCTGGAGGTGGCGTTCGAGGCCTTCAAGGCCGGCGCCTATGACTTCCGGCTGGAGAATTCCTCGAAGAACTGGGTGACCGGCTACGACGTCCCGGCGGTGCGCGAGGGGCACATCGTGAAGGAGGAGCTGCCCCACCAGGACCCGCAGGGCATGCAGGCCTTCGTCTTCAACATCCGCCGCCCGATCTTCCAGGACCGCAAGGTGCGCGAGGCGATCAACTATCTGTTCGACTACGAATGGACGCGGACCAACCTGTCCTACGGCCTCTACAAGCGGACCAAGAGCTATTTCGCCAACACCGAGCTGGCCTCCACCGGCCTGCCCGGCCCGGCCGAACTGAAGATCCTGGAGCCCTACCGCGGACGCATCCCCGAGGAGGTCTTCACCAAGCCCTATGAGCCGCCGAGCACCGACGGGTCGGGCAACATCCGGCAGAACCTGCGCACGGCGCTCGGCCTGTTCAAGGAGGCCGGCTGGGAGCTGAAGAACAACAAGCTGGTGGACGCCCGGACCAGCCAGCCCATGCGATTCGAGATCCTGCTGGTCCAGGCGGACATGGAGCGGATCGTCCAGCCCTTCGTCCGCAACCTGGAGCGCGCCGGCATCGAGGCGTCGATCCGCGTGGTGGACAGCGCGCAGTACCAGAACCGCACGGATCAGTTCGATTACGACATGATCATCAGCCGGTTCCCGCAGTCGTTGTCGCCCGGCAACGAGCAGCGCGACTTCTGGAACTCCAAGCGGGCCGACCTGCCGGGCAGCCAGAACGCCATCGGCATCAAGGACCCGGTGGTGGACGAGCTGGTCGAGAAGCTGATCCAGGCCCATGACCGCGAGACGCTGATCGCCACCACCCGCGCGCTGGACCGCGTGCTGCTGTGGAACTGGTACGTCATCCCGCACTGGCACGACAGCGTCTACCGCGTCGCCTACTGGAACCGATTCGGCCATCCGGCGGTTGCGCCGAAATACGGCCTGGGCTTCCCCGAGAGCTGGTGGATCGATCCGGCCAAGGACGCGCGGCTTGCATCGACGCCCCGCCGCACGGCACCCTGA
- a CDS encoding extracellular solute-binding protein, which yields MRRALALAATLLALATPALADGMTVPALKQFGEPLFKPGFTHLPHANPDAPKGGTLTLAAAGSFDSLNGLILRGVRPRTLGLIADPLMTGSGWELDAAYGVLVESVELAGDKSWAVFTLRKEARWHDGVPVTAGDVVYAWDSIQAYGAPFLKSFLDRVTRVEALDDRRVRITLKSRDEIKPIIDFATSISPQPRHWWTANGRDISKTTLEPPLGSGPYRVRAVDAGRSITYERVPDYWGRGLPTNRGLYNFDVVKVDYYRDDDVMFEAFKAGAYDFRTENRAQRWTTAYDFPAVKEGRVAKLEVRSELPLGAQGFRLNTRRAKFSDARVREALGLLFDFEWIQKTILYGQYERTKSNFPNSDFGARGLPTPAELALLDPYRGRLPERVFTEAFEPPKTDGSGNNRTQLREAMRLFKEAGWETRNGKLTNSRTGEVMSIEFLDGSGALGRVVQPYVEALRRVGIDASFRIVDTAQYQARTDEFDFDVVIANFNFFTPPGTELRSYFGSAAADTKGSANYAGIREPAADALIETALAARDLDSVQAATRALDRVLLWGFYMIPQWYNPDNWIAYKTTLAFPEKAPKYDLDFRNTGFPVNWWVARGK from the coding sequence ATGCGCCGTGCCCTTGCCCTCGCCGCCACGCTCCTCGCCCTCGCCACGCCGGCCCTTGCCGACGGCATGACCGTTCCGGCCCTGAAACAGTTCGGCGAGCCACTGTTCAAGCCCGGCTTCACCCACCTGCCGCACGCGAATCCGGACGCCCCGAAGGGCGGAACGCTGACGCTGGCCGCGGCCGGCAGCTTCGACAGCCTGAACGGCCTGATCCTGCGCGGCGTACGCCCGCGTACGCTGGGGCTGATCGCCGATCCGCTGATGACCGGCTCCGGCTGGGAACTGGACGCCGCCTATGGCGTGCTGGTGGAGAGCGTGGAGCTGGCCGGTGACAAGAGCTGGGCCGTCTTCACCCTGCGCAAGGAGGCGCGCTGGCACGACGGCGTCCCGGTGACGGCGGGCGACGTGGTGTACGCGTGGGACTCGATCCAGGCGTACGGCGCCCCCTTCCTGAAATCCTTCCTCGACCGCGTCACCAGGGTGGAGGCGCTGGACGACCGCCGGGTGAGGATCACGCTGAAGAGCCGCGACGAGATCAAGCCGATCATCGACTTCGCGACCTCCATCTCGCCGCAGCCCAGGCACTGGTGGACGGCCAACGGCCGCGACATCTCCAAGACGACGCTGGAGCCGCCGCTCGGCAGCGGTCCCTACCGGGTCAGGGCGGTCGATGCCGGCCGCTCCATCACCTACGAGCGGGTGCCCGACTATTGGGGCCGCGGCCTGCCGACCAACCGGGGGCTCTATAATTTCGACGTCGTAAAGGTCGACTATTACCGTGACGACGACGTGATGTTCGAGGCGTTCAAGGCCGGCGCCTATGACTTCCGCACGGAAAACCGCGCCCAGCGCTGGACCACCGCCTACGACTTCCCCGCAGTGAAGGAGGGACGCGTCGCCAAGCTGGAGGTGCGCAGCGAGCTGCCGCTGGGCGCCCAGGGATTCCGCCTGAACACGCGGCGCGCCAAGTTCTCCGACGCCAGGGTCCGCGAAGCGCTGGGCCTGCTGTTCGACTTCGAATGGATCCAGAAGACCATCCTGTACGGCCAGTACGAGCGGACCAAGTCGAACTTCCCCAACTCCGACTTCGGGGCCAGGGGGCTGCCGACGCCGGCCGAGCTGGCCCTGCTGGATCCCTATCGCGGCAGGCTCCCGGAGCGCGTCTTCACCGAGGCGTTCGAGCCGCCGAAGACCGACGGCAGCGGCAACAACCGGACCCAGCTGCGCGAGGCCATGCGCCTGTTCAAGGAGGCGGGCTGGGAGACGCGCAACGGCAAGCTGACCAACAGCCGGACCGGCGAGGTGATGAGTATCGAATTCCTCGACGGCAGCGGGGCGCTGGGCCGCGTCGTACAGCCCTATGTCGAGGCGTTGCGCAGGGTCGGGATCGACGCCAGCTTCCGCATCGTCGACACCGCCCAGTATCAGGCGCGCACCGACGAGTTCGACTTCGACGTGGTGATCGCCAACTTCAACTTCTTCACCCCGCCGGGGACGGAGCTGCGCAGCTATTTCGGCTCCGCCGCCGCCGACACCAAGGGGTCCGCCAACTATGCCGGCATCAGGGAGCCGGCGGCGGATGCGCTGATCGAGACGGCGCTGGCCGCCCGCGATCTGGACTCGGTGCAGGCGGCGACCCGCGCGCTCGACCGCGTGCTGCTGTGGGGCTTCTACATGATCCCGCAATGGTACAATCCGGACAACTGGATCGCCTACAAAACGACCCTGGCCTTCCCGGAGAAGGCGCCGAAATACGACCTGGACTTCCGCAACACGGGCTTCCCCGTCAACTGGTGGGTCGCCAGGGGGAAGTGA